A region of the Nocardia asteroides genome:
GCCGGACACCACCAGCAGCGCCAGCCCCCACACCAGCATGGCGGCCAGCGACACCACGATGACGACCTTCGGCCCGACCCGGTCGTCGAAGCGTCCCGCGACGATGGCGCCCAGCGCCGCGACGACGTTGGCGGCGATGCCGAACAGCAGCACGTCCGAGTCGGCGATGCCGTAGACCCGTACGGCGAGCACCGCGCCGAAGGTGAACACCCCGGCCAGACCGTCACGGAACACCGCGCTGGCGACCAGGAAACCCACCGTGCGCCGGTCGGTGCGCCACAGCTCACGCAGATCACGCCACAGCACCCGGTAGGAGCCGAGGAATCCGGCGCCCGCCGCGCCGGGATCGGCGTCTGTCCGCGGCATTTCGGGCACCGCGAACAGGACCGGCAGCGCGAACGCGGCGAACCAGACGGCGGCGAGCACGGCGACCAGCCGGATGTTGAGCCCGTCGTCGGTGGGCACACCGAGCAAACCGCGATTGTCGCCGTCACCGGCGATGAAGCCGAAATAGCAGATCAACAGCAAGAAGATGCCACCGAAATAACCCATCGCCCAGCCGAATCCGGAGACGCGGCCGACGGTCTGTGGCGTGGACACCTGCCGCAGCATCGCGTTGTACGGCACGTTCGACAGCTCGAAGCAGGTCGACGCGAACGCCAGCAGCACCAGTCCGAGCCACAGGTCGCGATAGTCGTCGTGCACGAAGAACATCAAGGTCATCGCGGCGATGGTGAGCGCGGTCAGCGCGGCGAGGGAGCGTTTGCGTTTCGCCGAGGCGTCGAAGCGCTGTCCGCTGATCGGCGCCGTCAACGCCACGGTCAGGCCCGCGATTCCCAGTGACCACCCGAGCCACGCGCTGGCGGAAACACCGCCGGGCAGGTCGTCGCCCACCTTGTCGGTGAGATACACCGAGAACACGAATGTGAGGATCACGGCGTTGAATGCCGAAGACCCCCAATCCCACAGCCCCCACGCCACCACTTGCCCGCGCCCGGCAGCCTGTCCGACCGTCGCCTGAGCGTTCACCTCGGTCATGCCGCGCAGCTTAATGCGCGCGACCGCGCGAGCCCGGCCGAAACCGCATCCTCCCGGGCGGAGATGACCAGCGGCTCGCCCCTCGCAAGTCGGTTCGCCACGATCCTGGAGCACAAGTTCCCTATGCACCTAGTTGCATAGTACCGAGTGTCACGACTATCCTCGCCGCATGGCACTCGAGCATGCGCTGCTGGTATCGCTGACCGAGCGCGCCGGCTCCGGATACGAGCTCGCGCGCCGCTTCGACAAGTCCATCGGCTACTTCTGGAGCGCGACCCATCAGCAGATCTATCGCGTCCTCAAGCGCATGGAGGAGTCCGGCTGGGTCGACGGCGAGTCGGTGACGCAGGAGGGCAGGCCGGACAAGAAGGTGTACTCGGTCAGCGAGGCGGGGCGCGCCGAACTCGCGCGCTGGATCGCCGCACCGAGCGACTCCGGCACCCCGCGCAACGAACTCGCGGTGAAGATCCGCGCCGCCGCCTACGGCGACGTCACCGCGTTGCGCGCCGAGGTGGCTCGCCATCGTGACCAGCACGCCCAGCGGCTCGAGCTGTACCGCCACATCGAGAAACGCGACTTCCCCGCCCCGGAACAGCTCACCGGGACGGCCCTGCACCAGTACCTCGTCCTGCGCGCGGGCATCCGCGTGGAGTCGGGGTTCGTCGAATGGTGCGACGAAGTTCTGCAAGCACTGCACCCGCGCGCGTCAGCCCCGCGCGCGGATTGACGGAGAAAGGCGACCTCACCGATGAGTTCCTTCCCCCATTTGTTCGAGCCGCTCGACCTCGGCTTCACCGCGTTGCGCAACCGCGTGGTGATGGGTTCGATGCATACCGGGCTCGAGGACCGGGCCTGGGATACCAACAAGCTGGCCGCCTACTTCGCCGAACGCGCACGCGGCGGCGCGGGCCTGATCATCACCGGCGGCTACGCCCCCAACCGCGCGGGCTGGCTGCTGCCCTTCGGCGCCAAGCTGACCAACAAGACCGAGGCGTACCGGCATCGGGCCATCACCAGAGCCGTGCACGAACACGGCGGCAAGATCGCCATCCAGATCCTGCACGCGGGCCGCTACTCCTACATGCCGGGCAGTGTGTCGGCGTCGTCGATCAAGGCGCCGATCAACCCGTTCCGGCCGCGCGCACTGTCGGTCAAGGGCATCGAGCGCACCATCGATGACTATGCTCGCTGCGCGAAGCTGGCCCAGTTCGCCGGGTACGACGGCTGCGAGATCATGGGCGGTGAAGGCTATTTCATCAACCAATTCCTCGCACCGCGCACCAACAAGCGCACCGACGCGTGGGGCGGTTCGCCGGAGAACCGGCGCCGGATCGCGGTGGAGATCGTGCGCCGCACCCGCGCGGCGGTCGGACCGGACTTCATCATCGTGTTCCGGCTCTCCATGGCCGAGCTGGTGGAGAAAGGCCAGACCTTCGACGAGATCGTCGCGCTGGCAAAGGAACTCGAAGCCGCCGGGGTGAACATCCTGAACACCGATATCGGCTGGCACGAAGCGCGGGTGCCCACCATCGTGACCTCGGTGCCCCGCGCTGCCTTCGTCGAGTTCACCGCGAAGATCACCGCGCAGGTGAACATTCCGGTGTGCGCGTCCAATCGGATCAACATGCCCGAGGTGGCCGAGGAGATCCTCACCCGGGGTGACGCGCAGCTCGTCTCGCTGGCCCGGCCCTTCCTCGCCGACCCGGAATGGGTGAACAAGGCCGCGCAAAGTCGCGTCGACGAGATCAACACCTGCATCGCGTGCAACCAGGCCTGCCTGGACCACGCTTTCGTACGCAAGACCGTGTCCTGCTTGCTCAACCCGCGCGCAGGCCATGAGACCGAGCTGAAACTGCTGCCGACCCGCCGCACCAAGCGCGTCGCCGTGGTAGGCGCGGGACCGGCCGGGCTCTCGGCCGCGGTGAACCTCGCCGAACGCGGCCACCGCGTCGAGCTGTTCGAGGCCGACGACAAGATCGGCGGCCAGTTCGACATCGCCCGCCGCATCCCCGGCAAGGAGGAGTTCAACGAATCGATCCGCTACTACAACCGGATGCTCGAGCTCACCGGCGTCACCGTGCATCTGAACAAGCGGGTCGGCGCCGACGAACTCATCGCGGGAGGTTATGACGAGGTGGTGCTCGCCACCGGTGTGCAGCCGCGCATCCCCGACATCCCGGGTATCGACCACCCCATGGTGTTGTTGTACGCCGAACTGGTCCGTGCGGAGAAGCCGGTCGGCAAACGCGTCGCCGTGATCGGCGCGGGCGGCATCGGGTACGACGTGAGCGAATTCCTCACCGTCGAGGGCCATCCCACGCTCAAGCTCGACGAGTGGAAGGAGGAGTGGGGCGTCACCTCCGACGACGAGCAGGTCCGGGGACAGCTCACTGCGCCCAAGCCCGCTCCCGCGGCACGCGAAGTCGTCCTGCTGCAACGTAAGACGACCCCGTTCGGCAAGGATCTGGGCAAGACCACGGGATGGGTCCACCGCGCCGCACTGAAAGCCAAGGGCGTCGAGCAGATCGGCGGCGTGAACTACGAACGCATCGACGACCACGGCCTGCACATCAGCTTCGGGGAGAAACGGCAACGGCCGCAGGTGATCCCGGTCGACAACGTCGTCGTCTGCGCGGGCCAGGAATCCGTGCGCGATCTGGAGGCACCGCTGCGCGCTGCCGGTGTCAGCCTGCATCTCATCGGCGGCGCCGAAATCGCCGCGGAACTGGACGCCAAACGAGCCATCGACCAGGGCACCCGGCTGGCCGCGCGACTCTGACCGGGCCGGGCGGCCACCGTCGGCGTGGCCGCCCACCGCATCGCCTAGGCTGCACCGGGTGAGCCTGCCCTCCCCCACCTCCGAGAACCGCGCGGTCGTCACCGGCGCCTCCTCCGGCATCGGCACCGCGCTCGCCGCCGAACTCGCCGCGCGCGGCTACTCGCTGATCCTGGTCGCCCGCCGCGAAGAACTGCTCACCGAGCTCGCGCAGCGGCTGACCCTGGCCCACGGCATCACCGCCGAGGTACGCCCCGTCGACCTGGCCGACCGCGACCAACGTGGCGCGCTGGTGGAGGAACTGGCCGCCCGCGACATCGCCATCCTGTGCAACAACGCGGGCATCGCGACCTTCGGCGCGGTCGCCGAACTCGATCCGGCCTACGAGCGCGCGCAGATGGAGCTCAATGCCGTCGCGGTGCACGACCTGACCCTGGCCGTGCTGCCCGGCATGCTCGCCCGCGGGGGCGGCGGCATCCTGATCAGCGGTTCGGCCGCGGGCAACATGCCGATCCCGAACAACGCCACCTACGCCGCGAGCAAGGCGTTCGCCAACACCTTCTCCGAGTCGCTGCGCGGCGAGCTGAAGGGCTCCGGCGTGCACGTCACGCTGCTGGCGCCCGGACCGGTGCGCACCGAGACACCAGACCCGGCGGAAGCCTCCATCGTCGACCGGATGGTGCCCGACTTCATGTGGGTCTCCTCGGAAGCCACCGCCAAGGTGTCCATCGACGCGCTCGCCCGCAACAAGATGCGCGTGGTTCCCGGCCTGATCAGCAAGGGGATGAGCGTGGCAGGCCAGTACGGCCCGCGCGCGGTCACCGCACCCATCGCGGGCGCGTTCTACAAGAAGCTCGGCAGCTGAGCCGACAAGTCGGTCGGCCTCCGTTCATCGCCGTCCGGCATGGGCACTTCCAAGAAACCGGTACGCGGGGCCGCCCGCGACATCGCCGCTGACCCGCATCCGACCTCGACCGTTCAGCGGCGCCTGGTGCCGAACAGACTGCGGGTGATCTGACGACCGGCCGCGCCGGCGGCCGAACGCAGGAAGCTGCGCACGGCCGGATTCTTCATGATCCGCTCGGCTGCGGACTCCTCCTCCGTGCGGGTCGCGGCACGGCCGGGCACGGAAGCGGGCTCCGGTTCCGGCGCCGCGGCGGCGACTTTCGCGGCGAGCAGTTCATAAGCCGACTCCCGGTCGATGGTCCGGCCGTACTTCGAGGCCAGCGGGCTGGACAAGGCCCGCGATTTGATCGCGTCCGCGCCGATGGTGTCCATCAGTGAACGAGGCGGCCGAATCCTGGTCCATGCCACCGGCGTCGGCGCGCCCTCTTCGGAGAGGACGGTCACGATCGCCTCGCCGGTGCCGAGAGAGGTCAGCGCCTGCTCCAAGTCGTAGACACCGGTCCTGGGGTAGGTGCGGACGGTCTTCGACAGCGCTTTCTGGTCGTCAGGGGTGAACGCGCGCAACGCGTGCTGAATGCGGGCCCCGAGCTGGGAGAGCACCTGGTTCGGGATGTCGGTGGGCAGCTGGGTGCAGAAGAACACGCCCACGCCTTTGGACCGGATCAGCTTCACGGTCTGCTCCACCTGCTCCGAGAAAGCCTTGGAGGCGTCGGAGAAAAGCAGGTGCGCCTCGTCGAAGATGAAGACCAATTCGGGCTTGTCCACGTCGCCGACCTCCGGCAGCGTCTGGAACAGGTCGGCGAGCACCCACATCAGGAAGGTGGAGAACATCACCGGCCGCGCCGCCTGCGCGCCGAGTTCGAACAGCGTGATCACCCCCTTGCCGTCCACGACCCGCACCAGGTCTGCCGGGTCGAGTTCGGGCTCGCCGAAGAACGTGTCGCCGCCGTCGGCCTCCAGGTTCACCAGGGCTCGCAGGATCACTCCCGCGGTGGCCGCGGAGACCCCGCCGGTACCCTTCAGGTCCTGCTTGCCCTCCGGGCTGGTCAGATGGGTGATCACGGCGCGCAGGTCCTTCAGATCCAGCAGCGCGAGGCCGTTTCGGTCGGCCCAGTGGAAGATCAGGCCGAGGGTGGATTCCTGTGTCTCGTTCAGCTCGAGCACCTTGCTCAGCAGCACCGGGCCGAAGGAGCTGATCGTCGCGCGGATCGGAAGCCCGGTCCCGGTGGTGCCCAGCGAGACGAATTCGGTCGGAAAGCCGGTCGGCGCCCATTCCGTGGCGCCGGTCTCCGCGATGCGCGCGGCGAGCTTGTCACTGAGCTGCCCCGGCTCGCACAAGCCGGACAGGTCACCTTTGATGTCGGCCAGCACCACAGGCACCCCGGCGCTCGACAACTGCTCCGCGATGCATTGGAGGGTCTTGGTCTTCCCCGTGCCGGTCGCTCCGGCGACCAGACCGTGCCGGTTCGTCATCCGTATCGGGATACGGACGCGCGCGGTGGGATCCACCGTCCCGTCGACCACGACGGCGCCCAGCTCCAGCGCGGCGCCTTCGAATGCGTAGCCCGCGGCGATCTGCCGCGCGGCGGGCACGTCTTCGCGCTCGCCGACCGGTTCGTCGTGTCGCGCGTCGTCCGCCGCGCCGACCGCCGTTCGCTCGGCGAGTTCACGTTCGGCGGCCTCCGCGGCGGCGGCTGCCTCCGCTGCGATGCGCGCCGCTTCGTCGGCGGCCCTGCGCGCCGCGGCGGCCTTCTCCTGAGGGGTGGTCATCGCACGTCCTGTCGTCCGGATTCGGCTCCGACTGCTTTACGCAGTGTTTGCCTGTCACACCGAAACACCATGTGCCGATCTGAGACCAACTGTATCCCTGCCGGTCAGGTTGGAGGGCGCATCGGCAGCTGCGCGATTGCCGTGCCGTACCGCGGGCACGGGACCAGCACCCGGCTAATGTTGCACGAGTGTCCGACAAATACATGGTGTGGATGGATTGCGAGATGACCGGCTTGCGCTTGGACAGCGACAAGCTGATCGAGGTGGCCGCGCTCGTGACCGACAGCGATCTCAACATCCTCGGCGAGGGCGTGGACATCGTCATCCACGCCGACGACGACGCGCTGGCCGCGATGCCCGCGGTCGTCGCCGAGATGCACGCGCGCTCCGGGCTGACCGAGGAGGTTCGTCGCTCCACC
Encoded here:
- a CDS encoding MFS transporter, whose translation is MTEVNAQATVGQAAGRGQVVAWGLWDWGSSAFNAVILTFVFSVYLTDKVGDDLPGGVSASAWLGWSLGIAGLTVALTAPISGQRFDASAKRKRSLAALTALTIAAMTLMFFVHDDYRDLWLGLVLLAFASTCFELSNVPYNAMLRQVSTPQTVGRVSGFGWAMGYFGGIFLLLICYFGFIAGDGDNRGLLGVPTDDGLNIRLVAVLAAVWFAAFALPVLFAVPEMPRTDADPGAAGAGFLGSYRVLWRDLRELWRTDRRTVGFLVASAVFRDGLAGVFTFGAVLAVRVYGIADSDVLLFGIAANVVAALGAIVAGRFDDRVGPKVVIVVSLAAMLVWGLALLVVSGPLMFWIFGLLLTVFVGPAQASARSFLARLAPPGREGQLFGLYTTTGRAVSFLAPTLFGLFVWLFGSDRAGIAGLLIVLAAGLAVLLPVRSPDPVAPDRGATEEPRSAA
- a CDS encoding PadR family transcriptional regulator, with amino-acid sequence MALEHALLVSLTERAGSGYELARRFDKSIGYFWSATHQQIYRVLKRMEESGWVDGESVTQEGRPDKKVYSVSEAGRAELARWIAAPSDSGTPRNELAVKIRAAAYGDVTALRAEVARHRDQHAQRLELYRHIEKRDFPAPEQLTGTALHQYLVLRAGIRVESGFVEWCDEVLQALHPRASAPRAD
- a CDS encoding NADPH-dependent 2,4-dienoyl-CoA reductase gives rise to the protein MSSFPHLFEPLDLGFTALRNRVVMGSMHTGLEDRAWDTNKLAAYFAERARGGAGLIITGGYAPNRAGWLLPFGAKLTNKTEAYRHRAITRAVHEHGGKIAIQILHAGRYSYMPGSVSASSIKAPINPFRPRALSVKGIERTIDDYARCAKLAQFAGYDGCEIMGGEGYFINQFLAPRTNKRTDAWGGSPENRRRIAVEIVRRTRAAVGPDFIIVFRLSMAELVEKGQTFDEIVALAKELEAAGVNILNTDIGWHEARVPTIVTSVPRAAFVEFTAKITAQVNIPVCASNRINMPEVAEEILTRGDAQLVSLARPFLADPEWVNKAAQSRVDEINTCIACNQACLDHAFVRKTVSCLLNPRAGHETELKLLPTRRTKRVAVVGAGPAGLSAAVNLAERGHRVELFEADDKIGGQFDIARRIPGKEEFNESIRYYNRMLELTGVTVHLNKRVGADELIAGGYDEVVLATGVQPRIPDIPGIDHPMVLLYAELVRAEKPVGKRVAVIGAGGIGYDVSEFLTVEGHPTLKLDEWKEEWGVTSDDEQVRGQLTAPKPAPAAREVVLLQRKTTPFGKDLGKTTGWVHRAALKAKGVEQIGGVNYERIDDHGLHISFGEKRQRPQVIPVDNVVVCAGQESVRDLEAPLRAAGVSLHLIGGAEIAAELDAKRAIDQGTRLAARL
- a CDS encoding SDR family oxidoreductase, whose translation is MSLPSPTSENRAVVTGASSGIGTALAAELAARGYSLILVARREELLTELAQRLTLAHGITAEVRPVDLADRDQRGALVEELAARDIAILCNNAGIATFGAVAELDPAYERAQMELNAVAVHDLTLAVLPGMLARGGGGILISGSAAGNMPIPNNATYAASKAFANTFSESLRGELKGSGVHVTLLAPGPVRTETPDPAEASIVDRMVPDFMWVSSEATAKVSIDALARNKMRVVPGLISKGMSVAGQYGPRAVTAPIAGAFYKKLGS
- a CDS encoding DUF853 domain-containing protein, with amino-acid sequence MTTPQEKAAAARRAADEAARIAAEAAAAAEAAERELAERTAVGAADDARHDEPVGEREDVPAARQIAAGYAFEGAALELGAVVVDGTVDPTARVRIPIRMTNRHGLVAGATGTGKTKTLQCIAEQLSSAGVPVVLADIKGDLSGLCEPGQLSDKLAARIAETGATEWAPTGFPTEFVSLGTTGTGLPIRATISSFGPVLLSKVLELNETQESTLGLIFHWADRNGLALLDLKDLRAVITHLTSPEGKQDLKGTGGVSAATAGVILRALVNLEADGGDTFFGEPELDPADLVRVVDGKGVITLFELGAQAARPVMFSTFLMWVLADLFQTLPEVGDVDKPELVFIFDEAHLLFSDASKAFSEQVEQTVKLIRSKGVGVFFCTQLPTDIPNQVLSQLGARIQHALRAFTPDDQKALSKTVRTYPRTGVYDLEQALTSLGTGEAIVTVLSEEGAPTPVAWTRIRPPRSLMDTIGADAIKSRALSSPLASKYGRTIDRESAYELLAAKVAAAAPEPEPASVPGRAATRTEEESAAERIMKNPAVRSFLRSAAGAAGRQITRSLFGTRRR